The Methanomethylovorans hollandica DSM 15978 genome includes a region encoding these proteins:
- a CDS encoding COG1361 S-layer family protein, with translation MKINTRNITVFMLILSLIIGTSIVSSAKISGIGINAMEVTPLPAEPGNDVTLKIRVTNEGVQKIEDFSVKINVTYPFHLKSESKNFENKRTLSVGSYVDNIYYLTVDADAISGLYPVEFDIYVNDVILNPSDNNIYIQVVGKPDLTIKADAIDNIAPGDTFPLKISVNNIGTGLAKNVKVISESESILILGSNIALIEKIMPAETSQIESSFIAKNDMHPDAHQFPITLKYIDELGANHTSTYNIGINILNRADIGIQSIKVNPAQITSLDEVHITGIIENTGNGAAEQVVVELKNEDTSYKSFIGQLRNDDDSPFYFDIDPGSAGKKDLNITIYYKDDFGSHNIQQSIPMEVERPKTNIILVIALLIVIAIPVAYLVYKRRRSENGEQ, from the coding sequence ATGAAAATAAACACACGAAATATCACCGTCTTTATGTTAATTCTATCACTGATCATTGGTACATCAATCGTATCTTCTGCGAAAATCAGTGGAATTGGAATAAACGCCATGGAAGTCACGCCACTGCCGGCAGAGCCTGGGAACGATGTTACTCTTAAGATAAGGGTCACAAACGAAGGTGTGCAGAAAATCGAAGACTTTTCAGTTAAGATAAATGTGACGTATCCTTTCCACTTAAAGAGCGAAAGTAAAAATTTCGAGAACAAGAGGACATTAAGTGTAGGTTCATATGTGGATAATATCTATTATTTAACAGTTGATGCAGATGCAATATCTGGTCTCTATCCAGTAGAATTTGACATTTATGTCAACGATGTAATACTTAATCCATCAGATAACAACATTTATATTCAGGTTGTTGGAAAACCGGACCTTACAATAAAGGCCGATGCCATTGATAATATCGCCCCGGGAGATACATTTCCATTAAAGATTTCTGTGAATAATATTGGTACGGGCCTGGCAAAGAATGTAAAAGTCATTTCTGAATCTGAAAGCATATTGATACTTGGGTCCAACATTGCACTGATCGAGAAGATAATGCCGGCAGAGACATCACAAATCGAAAGTAGTTTTATTGCAAAAAATGATATGCATCCCGATGCACATCAATTTCCTATAACACTCAAATATATTGATGAACTGGGTGCAAATCATACTTCAACATACAATATCGGAATCAACATACTGAACCGTGCAGACATTGGAATCCAGAGTATAAAGGTAAATCCAGCCCAGATCACTTCCCTCGACGAAGTTCACATTACCGGAATTATTGAGAATACGGGAAATGGTGCTGCAGAGCAGGTGGTTGTGGAACTGAAAAATGAAGACACAAGCTACAAATCTTTCATCGGACAGCTCAGAAACGACGATGATTCTCCTTTCTATTTTGATATCGATCCAGGTTCTGCAGGGAAAAAGGATCTTAACATAACCATATACTACAAAGATGATTTTGGCTCACATAATATCCAGCAGTCAATACCAATGGAAGTAGAAAGACCAAAGACCAATATTATCCTGGTCATTGCCCTGTTGATCGTAATAGCCATACCAGTAGCTTATCTTGTATATAAGAGAAGGCGGAGTGAAAATGGAGAACAATGA
- a CDS encoding TrmB family transcriptional regulator — translation MGFSLHNKPQSSSTIEYEQWLRNAGFNKYEAAAYLTLLKEGFTDANLLSKRSKIPTGKIYAVLDNLENMGFVEVQHSRPKKYRAIEANLAFENFFMRKENEMQRELSTLRKTVDDLKKALSHYNIQEEREKYFWSAAMGDEEVMKMIKNVYHEAKNEICVVVPGNIRSMESNQFKNMFASMFHDTLLPLVKKGIKIRMIDPNPTLSEALREWHNSAEDEVLIQNLSEHLEVKALDTPNRFILIDLDLVILEINDPLSVDKIFGMIKIYDRELSNELHVKFEEFWQKGKNQLSYNYSY, via the coding sequence ATGGGATTTTCACTCCACAATAAACCTCAAAGTAGTTCAACGATAGAATATGAACAGTGGCTAAGGAATGCAGGATTCAATAAGTATGAGGCAGCTGCTTATTTGACTCTCTTGAAAGAAGGATTTACAGATGCGAATCTACTTTCAAAAAGGTCAAAAATACCAACAGGCAAAATTTATGCAGTGCTTGATAATCTGGAAAACATGGGATTTGTCGAAGTCCAGCATTCCAGACCAAAAAAATATCGTGCAATTGAAGCAAATTTAGCTTTTGAAAATTTCTTCATGCGGAAAGAAAATGAAATGCAAAGAGAGCTGAGCACACTGAGAAAAACAGTAGATGATCTTAAAAAAGCTTTATCACATTATAATATTCAGGAAGAGAGAGAGAAGTATTTCTGGTCGGCGGCAATGGGAGACGAAGAGGTCATGAAAATGATCAAAAATGTTTACCATGAAGCTAAAAATGAAATTTGTGTTGTTGTTCCAGGGAATATAAGATCAATGGAATCCAATCAATTCAAGAATATGTTTGCTTCAATGTTCCATGATACTCTTCTTCCGTTAGTGAAAAAAGGAATTAAAATAAGAATGATAGATCCAAATCCAACTTTGTCTGAAGCCCTGAGGGAATGGCATAATTCTGCAGAAGATGAAGTCTTAATACAGAATTTATCGGAACATCTTGAAGTAAAGGCTCTGGATACTCCTAACAGGTTTATATTGATTGACTTGGATCTGGTAATATTAGAAATCAATGATCCGCTTTCTGTAGATAAAATTTTTGGCATGATAAAAATATATGACCGAGAATTGTCAAATGAACTACATGTAAAATTCGAAGAATTTTGGCAAAAAGGTAAGAATCAACTATCTTATAATTATAGTTATTAA
- a CDS encoding DUF1638 domain-containing protein: MFVLSIIACRMFEDELVYMIEKHGNFAALVLVEDENSTSIARKLDQSGCTYNALSLEKVPEFIKDISPDSTIVVIHMLELALHAIPENLRSTVYGKIEQMSAYSQTVLLFYGLCGNVLRKVETEMSKCACPVYILKEENGEIVDDCIGAVLGGRAAYLSKLKSFRGIGTFFMTPMWAANWKEMIMSAGITNDPDNIKMAKYVFDYAGYKKVAKLNTGLVYEQGFDDRVEEFARKFNFEIIEMDGNLDLIEKCFCSALARRKEIK, encoded by the coding sequence ATGTTCGTGCTTAGTATCATTGCCTGCAGGATGTTCGAGGATGAGCTCGTCTACATGATAGAAAAACACGGGAATTTTGCTGCGCTGGTCCTGGTCGAGGATGAGAATAGTACAAGCATTGCCAGAAAATTAGATCAATCTGGATGTACATATAATGCTTTATCTCTTGAAAAAGTACCAGAGTTCATAAAAGATATTTCTCCGGATAGTACTATAGTTGTAATTCATATGCTTGAACTTGCATTACATGCAATACCTGAAAATCTCAGAAGCACGGTTTACGGAAAAATAGAACAGATGAGCGCATACTCACAGACCGTCCTCTTATTCTATGGTCTGTGCGGTAATGTTTTGCGTAAGGTAGAAACCGAAATGAGCAAATGTGCCTGTCCGGTATATATCCTTAAGGAAGAAAATGGTGAAATAGTAGATGACTGTATAGGAGCAGTGCTCGGTGGAAGGGCCGCCTATCTTTCTAAATTGAAAAGTTTCAGAGGAATAGGCACTTTTTTTATGACTCCTATGTGGGCTGCCAACTGGAAAGAAATGATCATGTCTGCGGGAATAACTAATGATCCGGATAACATCAAAATGGCAAAGTATGTTTTTGATTATGCAGGCTACAAAAAAGTAGCAAAGCTGAACACAGGTCTGGTCTACGAGCAGGGATTTGATGACAGGGTGGAAGAATTTGCCAGAAAATTTAATTTTGAGATCATTGAGATGGATGGAAACTTAGACCTGATAGAGAAATGTTTTTGTAGTGCACTTGCAAGAAGAAAAGAAATCAAATAA
- a CDS encoding ISH3 family transposase translates to MCDKVELRPKQCIDTALKPLLDNIDININGSLTLKDLFYTAICMAVDNSSVHSASKHYQEIPCETSLRYHLKKLNLAELIKVNESILFQAFVSTLKSMKKYEFAIDFTNDPYYGTTDSSNEGYVIRSQAKKSTNSFYSYVSLSIINKNDRYTIAVLPVETNKTKVDYLTYFVDLIGKLNFNIKVLCLDREFNSVDVFEFLQNRNIPHIIPIVKRGNEVKQLLDGRKARSTEYVMKNAQKKEVHLDFVIDVKYLKGKRGKHGCENLGFVVYGVKWPPRKISTVYRRRFAIESSYRMRNIVKPRTSTRDVTFRYFFTLLSFLLRNAWLYLQKKHFTIAQTGPITIDEDKFRFARFIMFVEEWLRRKLRIQLVVQCLR, encoded by the coding sequence ATCTGTGATAAAGTCGAATTAAGGCCAAAACAATGTATTGATACTGCTCTTAAACCACTCTTAGATAATATCGATATCAATATAAATGGTTCACTGACCCTCAAAGATCTTTTTTACACTGCTATCTGTATGGCAGTGGATAATAGTTCAGTTCACTCTGCATCAAAACACTATCAAGAGATTCCCTGTGAGACGTCTTTAAGATATCATCTCAAGAAACTGAATCTTGCAGAGCTTATCAAGGTAAATGAGAGTATTCTTTTTCAAGCCTTTGTCAGTACTCTAAAATCAATGAAAAAGTATGAGTTTGCTATCGATTTTACAAATGATCCTTATTACGGAACGACTGATTCATCCAATGAAGGCTATGTGATACGTAGTCAGGCCAAGAAATCTACAAACTCATTTTATTCATATGTATCACTTTCAATTATAAACAAGAATGATAGGTATACTATTGCAGTTCTTCCGGTTGAGACGAATAAAACAAAGGTCGATTACCTTACTTATTTTGTAGATCTCATTGGAAAACTAAATTTCAATATCAAGGTACTTTGTTTAGATAGAGAATTCAATTCTGTAGATGTGTTTGAGTTCTTACAGAACAGGAATATCCCACATATCATACCAATAGTAAAAAGGGGAAATGAGGTAAAGCAACTACTAGATGGGAGAAAAGCAAGGTCTACTGAGTATGTAATGAAGAATGCTCAAAAGAAAGAAGTTCACTTAGACTTTGTAATTGATGTAAAGTACCTCAAAGGTAAAAGAGGTAAACATGGATGTGAAAACCTTGGGTTTGTTGTTTATGGGGTAAAATGGCCTCCAAGAAAGATTAGTACGGTCTATAGAAGACGATTTGCTATCGAGTCCTCGTACAGGATGAGAAATATAGTCAAACCAAGAACATCAACAAGAGATGTGACTTTCAGATATTTCTTTACGCTTCTATCATTCCTGCTCAGAAATGCATGGCTTTACCTCCAGAAAAAGCATTTCACAATAGCACAAACAGGTCCAATAACTATTGATGAGGATAAGTTCAGGTTTGCCAGATTTATTATGTTTGTTGAAGAATGGTTAAGAAGAAAGTTAAGAATTCAGTTAGTAGTGCAGTGTTTAAGATAA
- a CDS encoding DUF427 domain-containing protein, whose protein sequence is MVIMAWYIKWNGALLGKSKKFFMIDGGKYFAPETLNMEYFKDNGNQTSSPKGKLNYYDIVVNGKVNKDAAWYYSEPTEEAIKAINSDFTNYVAFGKGVDLSIYP, encoded by the coding sequence ATGGTAATAATGGCATGGTATATCAAATGGAATGGAGCACTGCTCGGTAAAAGCAAGAAATTCTTCATGATCGATGGAGGAAAATACTTCGCTCCAGAAACATTGAATATGGAATACTTCAAGGACAATGGGAATCAAACATCATCTCCAAAGGGAAAGCTCAATTACTACGACATCGTTGTCAATGGTAAAGTGAATAAAGATGCAGCTTGGTATTATTCCGAGCCAACGGAAGAGGCGATCAAGGCCATAAATTCTGATTTTACAAATTATGTTGCTTTTGGAAAAGGTGTGGATTTATCAATATATCCCTAA
- a CDS encoding ABC transporter permease, producing MENNDLKVMFFLAYKNLTKSKITFMVIVAVMAMSFLSITFFASIIDGLGYEFEEGMIRGQTGHLMIEPQEDELYISGSGNLVKDIRRIPGVVGVARRLDASAVARYETIEIGNPVLFIEPENEKDVSDYWNSIIVGEYLSKRDTAELLIGANLVKSYAAEGDTQKRFDVDVGDKITLSFSNGFVKEYRIKGIYKTGSRFVDDKIILNFDQYQLIFGSTDDIASNILIALPQRGMEEPYTEKIIDLGLSEQINKWQTKMGAVNQFVGSLQITNQITGTIGLLTAFATIYIIIFINVTNKRKQIGILKAVGIKKQIILGSYVLQSLAYGITGVIIGNIVMKLLLILLSIHPLSMPIGQVVPILTTERLMTTSATLILASIVAGFFPSRKAADENILDAIFGG from the coding sequence ATGGAGAACAATGATCTTAAAGTAATGTTTTTTTTGGCATACAAGAACCTCACCAAAAGCAAAATAACTTTCATGGTCATTGTTGCCGTAATGGCCATGAGTTTCCTTTCCATTACTTTCTTTGCTTCGATCATTGATGGCCTGGGATATGAATTTGAAGAAGGGATGATCCGGGGGCAAACCGGACATCTCATGATAGAGCCTCAAGAAGATGAACTTTATATTTCAGGCTCAGGGAACCTTGTAAAAGACATCCGCAGAATTCCCGGCGTTGTAGGAGTTGCACGAAGACTTGATGCAAGCGCAGTAGCGAGGTATGAAACAATAGAGATAGGGAATCCCGTTCTCTTTATAGAACCTGAGAATGAGAAGGATGTATCAGACTACTGGAATAGCATTATTGTAGGGGAATATCTTTCAAAAAGAGATACAGCTGAATTACTGATAGGAGCAAATCTGGTTAAGTCCTACGCTGCAGAGGGAGACACACAAAAGAGATTTGATGTGGATGTGGGAGATAAGATCACATTGAGCTTCAGCAACGGGTTCGTAAAAGAGTACAGAATAAAGGGTATATATAAAACGGGATCACGGTTTGTGGATGACAAAATAATACTCAACTTCGACCAGTACCAGTTGATATTTGGTTCCACGGACGATATCGCATCTAACATCCTGATAGCACTTCCTCAAAGAGGTATGGAAGAACCTTATACAGAAAAGATAATCGATCTTGGGCTTAGTGAACAGATAAATAAATGGCAGACAAAAATGGGAGCTGTAAATCAGTTTGTGGGAAGTCTCCAGATCACAAATCAGATAACAGGCACTATCGGACTTCTAACTGCTTTTGCAACGATATATATAATAATATTTATCAACGTCACGAATAAAAGAAAACAGATAGGTATACTCAAAGCAGTAGGTATTAAAAAGCAAATAATCCTGGGATCATATGTCCTGCAGTCACTGGCCTATGGGATCACGGGTGTCATAATAGGAAATATAGTAATGAAGTTATTACTCATACTGCTGTCGATACATCCGCTTAGCATGCCGATCGGCCAAGTGGTCCCGATCCTGACCACGGAGAGACTTATGACAACCAGTGCCACACTTATACTGGCATCGATAGTTGCCGGTTTTTTCCCCTCACGAAAAGCAGCTGATGAAAATATACTGGATGCAATATTCGGAGGCTGA
- a CDS encoding ABC transporter ATP-binding protein, whose translation MERVIIKTENLERVYTTGAVKTYALRDISVEINEGEFVAIMGKSGSGKSTLLHQLGLLDKPTKGSITIGGNDVINISEKERTRFRLHELGYVFQSYNLIPELTAIENVYITAMARNLKKKEYEKMAEEILAAVGLEDRMYHYPSELSGGQQQRVSIARALVNKPKILFADEPTANLDSASSEDVINLFRKFNKEIGQTIVMVTHEKDEGDKADRIIWVKDGLLDMDKLENV comes from the coding sequence ATGGAAAGGGTGATAATCAAGACCGAGAATCTTGAAAGGGTTTATACTACAGGTGCTGTTAAGACATATGCCCTTAGAGATATAAGTGTTGAAATAAACGAGGGTGAGTTTGTTGCCATTATGGGTAAGAGCGGAAGCGGCAAAAGCACTTTGTTGCATCAGCTGGGACTTCTGGATAAGCCTACAAAAGGCAGTATAACTATAGGTGGAAATGATGTCATTAATATTTCTGAAAAAGAGAGGACCAGATTCAGGCTCCATGAATTAGGTTATGTTTTTCAGTCATATAACCTGATACCAGAACTTACAGCTATTGAAAATGTCTATATTACGGCAATGGCAAGAAATCTGAAAAAAAAAGAGTACGAGAAAATGGCAGAGGAGATTCTTGCTGCAGTGGGACTAGAAGACAGGATGTATCACTACCCTTCCGAGCTTTCCGGGGGGCAACAGCAGAGAGTGTCCATTGCAAGAGCATTGGTCAATAAGCCAAAGATCCTCTTTGCGGACGAACCAACAGCTAATCTTGATTCTGCTTCATCTGAGGATGTCATAAACCTGTTCAGGAAATTCAATAAGGAGATCGGGCAAACTATAGTAATGGTCACACATGAGAAGGACGAAGGGGATAAGGCAGACCGGATAATCTGGGTCAAGGATGGATTATTGGATATGGACAAGCTGGAGAATGTTTAA
- a CDS encoding response regulator, with translation MERILVVEDNPINMELTVDLLESFGYYVIQAIDGFEALEKVKEQRVDLILLDIQLPKMDGMEVLSKIKSDMNTKDIPVVALTAYSMRGDEEIFIKAGCSGYISKPIDIHYFRNTVRSHLKETVPL, from the coding sequence ATGGAAAGAATACTGGTCGTAGAGGACAATCCGATAAACATGGAACTGACCGTTGATCTGCTGGAATCTTTTGGCTATTATGTTATCCAGGCAATCGATGGTTTTGAAGCTTTGGAAAAGGTCAAAGAACAAAGAGTGGATCTGATACTCCTGGACATCCAGCTTCCTAAAATGGATGGAATGGAGGTACTCTCCAAGATTAAATCAGATATGAATACAAAAGACATACCTGTAGTAGCTCTCACAGCCTACTCCATGAGAGGCGATGAAGAAATTTTTATCAAAGCCGGATGCAGCGGGTATATTTCAAAGCCTATTGACATTCATTATTTTAGGAATACTGTAAGATCCCATCTGAAAGAAACGGTACCATTGTAA